DNA sequence from the Sulfurimonas sediminis genome:
AATCATTTGTAAAAAAGTTTGATATTCCTTATATCACGATTTCTCATCAGAGATTGGAGCGTCAGGAGCATGAAAGTAAAATTATTGAAGCTGTTCAAAGCTACAAAGAGGTTGATTTTATAGTTCTGGCAAAATATATGCGAATCCTGACACCAAGATTTGTTGAAACATTTGAAAATAAAATTATAAATATACACCATTCGTTTTTACCGGCATTCATAGGTGCAAATCCCTATAAACAAGCCTATGACAGAGGGGTAAAAATCATTGGAGCGACAGCACACTTTGTCAACAACAATCTTGACGAAGGACCTATTATCGCCCAGGAGACAATCCATGTAACACATGCCTACAGCTGGAAAGATATGCAGCGTGCCGGCAGAGATGTTGAAAAAGTAGTACTTTCCAAAGCATTGAAACTGGCTCTTGAAGACAGAATTTTTACCTATGCAAACAGAACGGTAATCTTTTAATGGCATTTAACATAGTACTGGTACATCCGCAAATACCAAACAATACTGGAGCGATAGGCAGACTCTGTGTCAATGCAGGAGCTTCGCTGCACCTAATTAAACCTATAGGTTTTGATATAGATGAAAAAGCTGTCCGTCGGGCAGGTCTTGATTATTGGGATAAACTTGATTTGAAAGTATGGGAAAGTATTGATGAATTCTTTACATGTAACGATATAACTGATAATGCCTATTTTGCTACAACAAAAACGGACAAACCCTATTTTGATGCCAAATTCAAAGAAGGTGATTATATCTTTTTTGGCAGTGAAACAAAAGGAATACCAGAAGATCTTTTAAACAAATATAAAGCGCAAAATATAACTATTCCCATGACAAAAGACGGGCGCAGTCTTAATCTTGCTATCAGTACGGGAATAATTCTTTATGATGCAATTCGTCAAAATTATTCTACTTTTAGCGAGGAGTAAACAATGAACAGTCTGGTTGATACAGTTATGACACTCTTTTTTGTCTTATTTATGGTTTTTATATTTGCCGGATATCACAAAACAAAATCGCAAGAACGTGAAAAAGACAAAGATCTCAAATCCTAAAATAATTTTTCTGCCCATTTTTCTAAATGATTTTCAAACTTTTCAAACAAACTTTCTGCATTTTTTATAAGTAATGACATTTTTCATCCTTTATATAAATATGTACTTATACTACAACAATTCAAAAAAAACATAAAAAATATTGCAAATTGCCAAATATTTTTTGACATTCATCAATTTTTAGACTATACTAT
Encoded proteins:
- a CDS encoding tRNA (cytidine(34)-2'-O)-methyltransferase; this encodes MAFNIVLVHPQIPNNTGAIGRLCVNAGASLHLIKPIGFDIDEKAVRRAGLDYWDKLDLKVWESIDEFFTCNDITDNAYFATTKTDKPYFDAKFKEGDYIFFGSETKGIPEDLLNKYKAQNITIPMTKDGRSLNLAISTGIILYDAIRQNYSTFSEE
- the purU gene encoding formyltetrahydrofolate deformylase, which gives rise to MSQYRVLIDANDEKGLVHKVSSIFYSYDLNILSNSEFVDRQSNKFFMRSVVEGNVDNTELFKALREVLPEHSGIKIVKPEKKNIIIMATKEIHALGDILIRHEAGELEANIVAVISNYDNLESFVKKFDIPYITISHQRLERQEHESKIIEAVQSYKEVDFIVLAKYMRILTPRFVETFENKIINIHHSFLPAFIGANPYKQAYDRGVKIIGATAHFVNNNLDEGPIIAQETIHVTHAYSWKDMQRAGRDVEKVVLSKALKLALEDRIFTYANRTVIF